A stretch of Eleutherodactylus coqui strain aEleCoq1 chromosome 2, aEleCoq1.hap1, whole genome shotgun sequence DNA encodes these proteins:
- the LOC136610303 gene encoding tigger transposable element-derived protein 1-like: MSGAKRKGSGDAGISKKRQAITMQTKADIIKRVERGEKMSDVARSYQMNRSTIGTILKSKDGIMEHVRSSVPMHSTIISKKRGKVIEELENLLSIWMEDCHQKRKPLSLMLIQEKALSLFEDVKTKYGEEADVTFTASHGWFNRFKARINLHNIKVTGEAASADTVAAQEFPATLKEIIQEGAFSPQQIFNVDETGLYWKKMPDRTYISKEEKSMPGFKPAKDRLTLLLGGNTAGDMKIKPLLVYHAENPRALKNIAKASLPVVWKSNRKAWVTLAMFQDWFYHHFIPEVERYCRDKNIPFNILLLLDNAAGHPTFLDDFHANVKVVFLPPNTTSLLQPMDQGAIATFKKYYLRRTFRQALKATEGESGMTLREFWKNFTIYNAIKNIDASWREITTATMNGVWKKLCPMFVHDAPSLAKLQAEEQNVVNNLVSISEKLDLHLEEQDFHEYFAVHNQELTNEDLMELENQRKEEEKEDELEVEPAPKHFQTKMMAKAFQMIEDSLALFESQDPNVERYTKVAASVHDALHCYRAIYDEKKAATTQASLDRFFRRMERCDESHHDTEPVPSTSGVTASTPTSSHPPSNVDVPLPLSADDSSSPIVDASVSPISAAPPSPNVSSSSSQ; the protein is encoded by the coding sequence ATGTCGGGTGCCAAGCGCAAAGGAAGTGGTGATGCTGGAATTTCTAAGAAACGCCAGGCCATCACGATGCAAACAAAGGCTGACATCATAAAAAGAGTGGAGCGCGGTGAGAAGATGTCTGATGTTGCTCGCTCATACCAGATGAATCGTTCTACCATCGGTACCATTCTGAAGAGCAAGGATGGGATCATGGAACATGTGAGAAGTTCAGTGCCTATGCATTCTACTATTATTAGTAAGAAACGTGGAAAAGTGATAGAAGAACTTGAAAATCTTCTGAGCATTTGGATGGAGGATTGTCATCAGAAAAGAAAGCCACTAAGCTTAATGCTGATTCAAGAGAAGGCTTTAAGTCTTTTTGAAGATGTAAAGACAAAATATGGGGAAGAAGCAGATGTGACCTTTACTGCAAGTCATGGATGGTTTAACCGCTTCAAGGCACGTATTAACCTCCATAACATAAAAGTGACAGGAGAGGCGGCAAGTGCAGATACAGTAGCAGCCCAGGAGTTCCCCGCTACACTTAAGGAAATTATCCAAGAAGGTGCGTTTTCACCTCAGCAAATATTTAATGTTGACGAAACAGGCCTTTATTGGAAAAAGATGCCAGACAGAACCTACATCAGTAAGGAAGAGAAGTCTATGCCTGGCTTCAAACCCGCAAAGGACAGACTGACGCTACTGCTTGGCGGAAATACCGCAGGAGATATGAAGATCAAGCCATTGTTAGTGTATCATGCTGAAAACCCAAGAGCCCTGAAAAATATAGCTAAGGCCTCACTTCCTGTTGTGTGGAAGAGTAACCGAAAAGCCTGGGTCACTCTTGCTATGTTTCAAGACTGGTTTTATCACCATTTCATCCCCGAGGTGGAACGGTACTGCCGGGATAAGAACATTCCCTTCAACATTCTTCTCCTTTTAGATAATGCAGCGGGCCACCCTACTTTCCTAGATGACTTCCATGCAAATGTGAAGGTAGTTTTCCTACCACCCAACACTACCTCCCTACTCCAGCCAATGGACCAGGGGGCCATTGCAACCTTCAAGAAATACTATCTCCGTCGCACGTTTCGTCAGGCACTGAAGGCAACTGAGGGTGAGTCTGGGATGACATTGCGTGAATTTTGGAAGAACTTCACTATCTATAATGCCATAAAGAACATTGATGCTTCATGGCGTGAAATTACCACGGCCACCATGAATGGGGTTTGGAAGAAACTGTGCCCCATGTTTGTCCACGATGCCCCTAGTTTAGCGAAGCTACAGGCAGAAGAACAAAATGTAGTCAACAACTTAGTGAGCATCAGTGAGAAGCTTGACCTTCATCTTGAGGAACAGGACTTCCATGAATATTTTGCTGTGCACAACCAGGAGCTGACAAATGAAGATCTCATGGAACTGGAAAACCagaggaaggaggaagaaaaagaggacGAACTGGAAGTGGAACCAGCACCGAAGCATTTCCAGACAAAGATGATGGCAAAGGCATTTCAAATGATTGAAGACTCTCTGGCACTCTTTGAATCACAGGACCCAAATGTGGAACGGTACACCAAGGTTGCAGCATCTGTCCACGATGCACTTCATTGCTACCGGGCCATATACGATGAGAAAAAGGCGGCTACCACCCAGGCATCGTTAGACCGGTTCTTTAGGAGGATGGAAAGATGCGATGAGTCTCATCATGACACTGAACCAGTGCCATCGACGTCAGGTGTTACAGCATCCACGCCAACATCTTCTCACCCTCCCTCTAATGTTGATGTCCCATTACCACTGAGTGCTGATGACTCATCCTCTCCAATTGTTGATGCATCAGTgtctcccatttctgctgctccaccATCGCCCAACGTCTCCTCCAGTTCCAGTCAGTAA